In the Psychromicrobium lacuslunae genome, AGCGCTTGGCGGCCCGCTCAACTAGGGCAAATACTTGCTCCAGAAATGTGCTGAAATCCGGTGCGGAATGTGCTGATTCCGGTGTTACTCTGAACCGTGACTCTCCCCTCGGTTTTCGCCTTCCTCGGCCTCTGCGCCTTGCTGGTCATCACCCCCGGCCCTGATTCCTTCCTAGTGCTCCGCTATTCGATGTCCAGGGTCGGCGCGGGCCTAGCCGTTGCAGTGGGCTGCAGCATTTCGGTCATTATTTGGTCGCTGTTAGCTGGCTTGGGTATCGCGGCGGTGCTAGAACAATCTGCGGAGTTGTATCGCGGAATCAAACTTCTCGGTGCCGCCTATCTGATCTACCTAGGAGTTTCCTCGTTCATTAAGGCTCGCAAAGCAGCAAAGGCCCCTGAGCTAGCTTCCACCGGTAACGGCAGCCTCAGCCTTCGCTCCGGTTTCGCTGCTGGCCTGCTCTCCACCATCCTTAATCCCAAAGTCGGGCTGTTCTACCTGGCCGTGGTGCCGCAGTTCCTCCCTCACGATGGTGCCGTAGTGCCGACCG is a window encoding:
- a CDS encoding LysE family translocator — its product is MTLPSVFAFLGLCALLVITPGPDSFLVLRYSMSRVGAGLAVAVGCSISVIIWSLLAGLGIAAVLEQSAELYRGIKLLGAAYLIYLGVSSFIKARKAAKAPELASTGNGSLSLRSGFAAGLLSTILNPKVGLFYLAVVPQFLPHDGAVVPTALLLGFINAVVGIAYLWVLAFAAAKMVSWFKKPKVTKVLERSTSGILAGLGLGVGVSAILDS